A region of the Methanobrevibacter ruminantium M1 genome:
ATTGTTATATAAGTTAGGGTTCATATAGAAGTCATCAGCTTCCTTAGAGTGATATTGTTGATAGATGGATTTATATGGGTCCGGTGAGGTCTGTTGCATTACAGAAGCAGAGGAATACATGTTAGCATAGATGGTATCCCAGTCAGCACCTTGGAGGTTTACTTGAATGCCTAAGTCTTTAGCTTGTTCAGCAAATACTGTTGCTAAAGATTGTCTGTCAAGGTAATCAGGTGGGTAGTATAAGTCAAAGGATGCTTTTACGCCATCTTTTTCAACGATTCCGTCACCGTCTGTGTCTTCCCATCCTCCTTCTTTGAGGATTTGTTTAGCTTTTGCTACATCACCATCTTTTACTTTAGCGTTAGGGTTTGCAAAGCTTCTGGTATCTACGCTGGTATATTCAGGTGAAGCGTGACCAGAGAATACTTCTTCACAGATTTTATCACGGTTGACACCTATGTTCAATGCTTCTCTGATGGACTTGTCAGCAGTTACATTGTTACCGATCTTTGCACCTGCTGGGCTGGTTTTTCCAGTATCTTCAAGATATGGCAAGGAGATACCTTGTGCCCTACCTGCAGACTTTTCAACAAAGTTGTATCCGTCTACAGATTCGTTAAGTGCAGAGGTTGCAACAGGAGCAATGTCAACTTGACCGGATTTAGCTAACTCTAGCCAGGTAGCTTCTTCAGGGAATAACATGGTGATTTGAGTGAAGTAAGGTTTGTCACCATACCAGTTGTCATTTGCCTTAAAGATAGCTTGTTGACCTTTATCCCAGTGGTCCAATACATAAGGTCCGGTACCGATTGGGTGTTCGCCGTAGGTAGCGTTGTCATACTCTTCAGGTACGATACCTACATACCTTAAGTCATAGATGAATGTGGATCTTGGTTCTTCCAATTCAAATACGACAGTCTTGTCATCCTTAGCTGTAACTTTCTTAAGATTGGTTAAATCTAAATCAGTTTCAGTGTCTTTTGCAGTGTTGAATGTAAATGCTACGTCTTTTGCGTCAAAAGTGGAGTTATCTGAGAATTTGACGTCATCTCTAACCTTTACAGTCCATTTTAAACCGTCAGCACTAATTGAATAGTTGGTTGCAAGGTCTGGAACTATGTCTCCATTCTTGTCTGTCTTAAAGAGACAGCTTTGTACCAATGGGTTATAGTTCATGTGTCCGCAACCCCAACCTGTAAGCGGGTTGAAACCTGCTTCAGGTTCTGCCATATTGCTGTGTGTAGCTACTGTCAAGTGGGTCGGATCGCTATCGCTGCTTCCGCCGCCTCCAAATGCGAAAACGGCAATTCCAGCAATAACGAGAATAGCTACTGCAGCTATAATGATTGTTTTCTTATCCATAATTTTTCACCGTATAAAATTATACTATTAAAATAAAAAGTATTACTTTTTAGGGAGTAAACGATAAATTAGTAATACTTATTTCTATTATTTTAATACT
Encoded here:
- a CDS encoding ABC transporter substrate-binding protein, encoding MDKKTIIIAAVAILVIAGIAVFAFGGGGSSDSDPTHLTVATHSNMAEPEAGFNPLTGWGCGHMNYNPLVQSCLFKTDKNGDIVPDLATNYSISADGLKWTVKVRDDVKFSDNSTFDAKDVAFTFNTAKDTETDLDLTNLKKVTAKDDKTVVFELEEPRSTFIYDLRYVGIVPEEYDNATYGEHPIGTGPYVLDHWDKGQQAIFKANDNWYGDKPYFTQITMLFPEEATWLELAKSGQVDIAPVATSALNESVDGYNFVEKSAGRAQGISLPYLEDTGKTSPAGAKIGNNVTADKSIREALNIGVNRDKICEEVFSGHASPEYTSVDTRSFANPNAKVKDGDVAKAKQILKEGGWEDTDGDGIVEKDGVKASFDLYYPPDYLDRQSLATVFAEQAKDLGIQVNLQGADWDTIYANMYSSASVMQQTSPDPYKSIYQQYHSKEADDFYMNPNLYNNTASDMLMEQAMHSNDFKLADSLWAQSALVNGGGWGPAGDAPWVWLANYNYNYFVKEDIDMGDQPDGLGNDFLINVVDWTRTNSTA